Proteins encoded by one window of Salirhabdus salicampi:
- the dtd gene encoding D-aminoacyl-tRNA deacylase has protein sequence MRAVIQRASKAHVTVDGEVTGEINQGIVILLGVTHEDEEKDAKWLADKIVHLRIFEDESGKMNHSLKDVGGQALSVSQFTLYGDCRKGRRPNFMEAAKPEPANILYETFNRFIEDHGIQVKTGVFGAMMDVSLVNDGPVTLLLDTKDI, from the coding sequence ATGCGTGCCGTTATACAGCGAGCATCTAAAGCACATGTTACGGTTGACGGTGAGGTAACAGGTGAAATTAATCAAGGTATAGTGATTCTTTTAGGTGTTACACATGAAGACGAAGAAAAGGATGCAAAATGGCTAGCTGATAAAATCGTTCATTTAAGAATTTTTGAGGACGAATCCGGGAAAATGAACCATTCACTTAAGGATGTTGGAGGACAAGCGTTATCTGTTTCTCAATTCACGTTATATGGTGATTGTCGCAAGGGCCGACGTCCAAATTTTATGGAGGCGGCTAAGCCGGAACCAGCTAACATCCTCTATGAGACGTTTAATCGTTTTATAGAGGATCACGGTATTCAAGTAAAAACAGGAGTTTTCGGAGCAATGATGGATGTTTCATTGGTAAATGATGGTCCAGTTACATTGCTTCTTGATACTAAAGATATATAG
- a CDS encoding RelA/SpoT family protein, whose product MAKEKILSAEEVIEEAKQYLSGKDIELVRRAYEYAEHAHRTQYRKSGEPYIIHPIQVAGILIELRMDPATVACGFLHDVVEDTDYTIDDLREAFSDEIAMLVDGVTKLGKIKYKSKEAQQAENHRKMFVAMAKDIRVILIKLADRLHNMRTLKHLPAEKQRRIANETLEIFSPLAHRLGISTIKWELEDTALRYLNPQQYYRIVNLMKQKRNERENYLDDVIEEINNELGKVNIDADISGRPKHLYSIYRKMVMQNKQFNEIYDLLAVRVIVNSIKDCYAVLGIIHTCWKPMPGRFKDYIAMPKPNLYQSLHTTVIGPMGDPLEVQIRTKDMHEIAEYGIAAHWAYKEGKRTNQNRKSFEDKLTWFREILEWQNETHDAEEFMESLKMDLFSDMVYVFTPKGDVIELPSGSVPIDFAYRIHTEIGNKTIGAKINGKIEPLDYQLRTGDIVEVMTSKHSYGPSQDWIKMTKTSQAKNKIKQFFKKQRRDENIAKGKELVEKEIRNFGINPKDILTSENLERVAGKFNFSSDEDMYAAVGYQGITAAQIATRLTEKYRARKQKELGFEQTLEEMQQEVETKKVRKTDSGVQVKGIDNLLIRISKCCNPVPGDEIVGYITKGRGVSVHRKDCPNVVSENEEARILPVEWESNGKDGKQFSVDIEISGYDRHGLLNEVLQAINETKTSITAVTGKSDHNHMATIHITILILNISHLRNIVERIKQIPDVYTVRRKIQ is encoded by the coding sequence ATGGCTAAAGAAAAAATTTTATCTGCTGAAGAGGTTATTGAAGAAGCGAAACAATACCTCTCAGGCAAAGACATAGAGTTAGTGCGTCGGGCATATGAATATGCGGAGCATGCTCATCGAACCCAGTACCGTAAATCTGGAGAGCCCTATATTATTCATCCGATTCAAGTGGCAGGCATTTTAATTGAGTTACGAATGGACCCTGCAACAGTAGCCTGTGGCTTCCTACACGACGTAGTGGAAGATACAGACTATACAATTGATGATTTGCGGGAAGCGTTCAGCGATGAAATCGCCATGCTTGTAGACGGTGTAACAAAGCTAGGAAAAATTAAATATAAATCAAAAGAAGCGCAACAGGCGGAGAACCACCGTAAAATGTTTGTTGCGATGGCGAAGGATATTCGGGTCATTTTAATTAAGTTGGCGGACAGATTACACAATATGCGTACATTAAAGCATTTACCTGCTGAAAAACAGCGGCGTATAGCGAATGAAACATTGGAAATCTTTTCACCGCTTGCTCATCGGTTAGGAATTTCGACCATTAAATGGGAACTGGAAGATACTGCGCTAAGATATTTAAACCCACAGCAGTATTATCGTATCGTAAACTTGATGAAGCAAAAGCGAAACGAACGGGAAAATTATTTAGATGATGTCATTGAGGAGATCAACAATGAACTAGGTAAAGTCAATATCGATGCTGATATTTCAGGCCGACCAAAACATCTTTATAGTATTTACCGAAAAATGGTTATGCAAAATAAACAGTTTAATGAGATTTATGACCTTTTAGCTGTCCGAGTTATTGTTAATAGCATTAAAGATTGTTATGCAGTATTAGGTATTATTCATACATGCTGGAAACCAATGCCGGGACGCTTTAAAGATTATATTGCAATGCCTAAGCCTAATTTATATCAGTCATTGCATACAACGGTAATTGGACCGATGGGAGACCCATTAGAAGTACAAATCCGTACGAAGGATATGCACGAAATCGCTGAGTACGGAATTGCGGCCCACTGGGCATATAAAGAAGGAAAACGAACAAATCAAAATCGTAAATCTTTCGAAGATAAGTTAACATGGTTCCGCGAAATACTAGAGTGGCAAAACGAGACACACGATGCGGAAGAGTTTATGGAATCGTTAAAAATGGATTTGTTTTCAGATATGGTATACGTCTTCACGCCAAAGGGAGACGTGATTGAACTTCCATCTGGATCTGTCCCGATTGATTTTGCTTACCGGATTCATACCGAAATCGGAAACAAGACAATTGGTGCGAAAATTAATGGCAAAATTGAACCGTTAGATTATCAATTAAGAACTGGTGATATTGTTGAAGTGATGACGTCTAAGCACTCTTATGGGCCTTCTCAAGACTGGATAAAAATGACGAAAACTTCACAGGCCAAAAATAAAATCAAACAGTTCTTTAAAAAGCAGCGACGTGATGAAAATATTGCAAAAGGAAAAGAACTCGTTGAAAAAGAAATTCGTAATTTCGGTATAAATCCGAAAGATATTTTAACGTCAGAAAATTTAGAAAGAGTTGCAGGTAAATTTAATTTTTCAAGTGATGAAGATATGTATGCAGCCGTCGGCTATCAAGGGATTACCGCTGCACAAATTGCTACTCGTTTAACAGAGAAGTACCGAGCGCGAAAGCAGAAAGAATTAGGGTTCGAACAAACACTTGAAGAAATGCAACAAGAAGTGGAAACGAAGAAGGTACGAAAAACAGATTCTGGCGTACAAGTTAAAGGGATTGATAATTTACTGATCCGAATTTCGAAATGTTGTAACCCCGTACCAGGAGACGAAATTGTAGGCTACATTACAAAAGGTCGTGGTGTATCTGTTCACCGTAAGGATTGTCCAAATGTAGTGAGTGAGAATGAGGAAGCACGGATATTACCAGTTGAGTGGGAAAGTAACGGCAAGGATGGTAAACAATTTAGTGTTGATATTGAAATATCAGGTTATGACCGTCACGGCTTGCTCAATGAAGTGCTCCAGGCGATTAATGAGACGAAAACGAGCATCACCGCTGTGACAGGGAAATCAGATCATAATCATATGGCAACCATTCATATTACAATACTCATTTTAAATATTAGTCATTTACGTAATATAGTTGAACGGATCAAGCAAATTCCAGATGTTTATACAGTGAGAAGAAAGATTCAATAA
- a CDS encoding LapA family protein has translation MKGQTSFILAIVFAIIIAIFAIINVDAVPVNFLFYTSQSPLILVILFSVLMGSIVTAGFGAMKLYRLQKDIRLLRAENEQLREQTKAEEQTIQPEENTEEEIEKTGTTEKGKQENEIKTADEMKGK, from the coding sequence TTGAAAGGACAAACATCATTTATATTAGCTATCGTCTTCGCCATCATCATTGCAATATTTGCCATTATTAATGTTGATGCAGTTCCAGTAAACTTTTTGTTTTATACGAGTCAATCTCCTTTAATTTTGGTGATTTTGTTTTCTGTGCTCATGGGGAGTATTGTAACGGCTGGATTTGGTGCGATGAAATTATACCGATTACAGAAGGATATTCGTCTTTTGCGTGCAGAGAACGAACAACTACGTGAACAAACAAAAGCAGAAGAACAAACGATACAGCCTGAAGAAAATACGGAAGAAGAGATAGAGAAAACGGGAACGACTGAAAAAGGAAAACAAGAAAATGAAATAAAAACAGCCGACGAAATGAAAGGTAAATGA
- a CDS encoding N-acetylmuramoyl-L-alanine amidase: MKHIFIFITVILLTLIPQINHIYANNGVIQVDGLNIRSGPGTDYSVIGQANSEQVFTVLEQTDGWVNISGNGLSGWVAAQYISVLEESDYRVAVSSTEVMVREQNTSTSDIVKQVTKGTALEVLKKSGSWYEVKLPTGETGWIASWHVTNGDNIEETIQVTFHSVPIRKSASNDDEIIGFGEKGDSYLVRNKTGQWYEIEYNDEIGYIHKHSVQNPLEKKENILPLQHKTIVIDPGHGGDDPGTFGVSGTAEKDVVLKTATLLQKKLHQLGATTILTRTDDRFISLNPRIGTAKLVNADLFISLHYNSAPEFPSARGIHTYYYYSQYKELAQYVQEELIKETSLRDRGALQESYFVIRENKQPSLLLELGFLSNATEEELVQSSTYQHQITDGITNGLVKYFRH; this comes from the coding sequence TTGAAGCATATATTCATCTTTATCACCGTTATATTATTAACTTTAATTCCTCAAATTAATCACATTTATGCAAACAATGGAGTCATTCAAGTAGATGGATTAAACATCCGTAGTGGACCTGGAACTGATTATTCCGTTATAGGTCAAGCGAACAGTGAACAAGTCTTTACTGTTCTTGAACAAACAGATGGATGGGTGAACATATCAGGTAATGGACTGTCCGGATGGGTTGCTGCACAATACATTTCCGTTTTAGAAGAAAGTGATTATAGAGTAGCAGTTTCCTCTACCGAAGTAATGGTTCGTGAACAGAATACATCTACAAGTGACATTGTCAAACAAGTAACAAAAGGAACAGCATTAGAAGTCCTCAAGAAAAGTGGTAGTTGGTATGAAGTAAAGCTCCCTACCGGGGAAACCGGATGGATTGCTAGCTGGCATGTAACAAATGGTGATAACATCGAAGAAACCATTCAGGTGACATTTCATTCAGTACCGATTCGAAAGAGTGCCTCAAACGACGATGAAATAATTGGGTTCGGAGAAAAAGGAGACTCCTATCTAGTACGAAACAAAACAGGACAATGGTATGAAATAGAATATAATGATGAGATAGGGTATATACATAAACATTCTGTACAAAATCCTTTAGAAAAAAAAGAGAACATTTTACCCTTGCAACACAAAACAATAGTAATTGATCCGGGTCATGGAGGAGATGATCCGGGCACATTCGGTGTCTCTGGAACAGCTGAAAAAGATGTCGTCTTGAAGACTGCTACTTTATTACAAAAGAAATTACATCAATTAGGTGCAACAACGATATTGACGAGGACTGACGACCGTTTTATTTCTTTAAACCCACGTATAGGTACAGCAAAGTTAGTTAATGCAGATCTATTTATTAGTCTCCATTACAATAGTGCACCTGAGTTCCCTAGTGCTCGCGGTATTCACACCTATTATTACTATAGTCAATATAAAGAACTCGCACAGTACGTACAGGAAGAATTGATTAAAGAGACGTCACTTCGTGATCGAGGAGCATTACAGGAAAGTTACTTTGTCATTAGGGAAAATAAGCAACCATCACTCTTACTTGAATTAGGATTTTTATCCAACGCAACCGAAGAAGAACTCGTTCAATCAAGTACTTATCAACATCAAATTACAGATGGAATTACAAATGGCCTGGTCAAATATTTTCGCCATTAA
- the recJ gene encoding single-stranded-DNA-specific exonuclease RecJ, whose translation MLRSKANWQHKQLKDDHIDIQLPLSNLTKKLLLQRGIDNTEDARTFLAPNLKDMYDPYLFPDMKKVVERVHQAIVQGENILIFGDYDADGVTSTTVLVDTLRKLDALVDYYIPNRFTEGYGPNEEAFKQAKQAGVSLIITVDTGIAAVHEAKVAKQLGIDLIITDHHEAQEELPETFGTIHPKLANDYPFDELAGVGVAFKLAHALLGEFPYHLLDLAAIGTVADLVPLKSENRILVAHGLKALTNTKRPGLTALKEICKISGDVTEEHIGFGIGPRLNAVGRLQDATLAVELLLEQDLDSAKHIAAEVQSLNQKRQKIVSDITEEAREMIKTNCYDQDSVIVLAKEDWNPGVLGIVASKIVNEFQRPTIVLGIDKEKGEAKGSARSIERFDMFENCMELRHLFLHFGGHAQAAGMTLRLDQIEQLREELNTLAEQKLTANDFLPIISVDMKIDLTDITEQAIQEVGKLGPFGMGNPKPIFEVSESPDDIRQIGAKSDHLKFFFQKDSTTVDIVGFGMGDLAPRIAPQSNVTAVGELSINEWNGKKRLQMMLKDVKIDHWQLFDYRGSNHLHKQLHHLSADDYIGLYFRSQNVSIGDVQLLSNQEWVATDIATLSKCKGILILDLPEQIEDLEQVLHHYFPDEIYVCFKPTTDSFGQSPNREHFKWFYGFMLKQKQLNLNVHRQRLMKAKGWSSELLDFIIEVFLELQFVKMNDGVLHIHPNPEKRDLTESNVYQRKMKELTAEKELYFSSYRQLNEWFEQYRSFTENKEEVLHGL comes from the coding sequence ATGTTACGAAGTAAAGCAAATTGGCAACATAAACAATTAAAAGACGATCACATTGATATACAATTACCACTCTCAAATTTGACAAAAAAGCTTTTACTACAAAGAGGGATTGATAATACAGAGGACGCTAGAACCTTTTTAGCTCCAAATCTTAAGGATATGTATGATCCGTATTTATTCCCAGATATGAAAAAAGTTGTTGAACGTGTTCATCAAGCGATTGTACAAGGTGAAAACATCTTAATATTCGGTGACTATGACGCTGATGGGGTGACGTCAACAACTGTACTTGTTGATACATTAAGAAAGTTAGATGCTCTTGTAGACTATTATATCCCAAACCGGTTTACCGAAGGGTATGGACCAAATGAGGAAGCATTTAAACAAGCGAAACAGGCAGGTGTTTCGCTTATTATTACGGTAGATACAGGAATCGCTGCTGTGCATGAAGCAAAAGTAGCAAAACAATTAGGTATCGATTTAATTATTACAGATCACCATGAAGCACAGGAAGAATTGCCAGAAACATTTGGTACGATACATCCAAAGTTAGCAAATGATTATCCTTTTGATGAATTAGCCGGTGTCGGTGTCGCCTTTAAGTTGGCCCATGCCTTATTAGGAGAATTTCCGTACCATCTCCTTGATTTAGCTGCAATCGGTACGGTTGCTGATCTTGTACCTTTAAAATCAGAGAACCGTATTCTCGTTGCCCATGGTTTAAAAGCATTAACAAATACGAAGCGACCTGGATTAACAGCATTAAAAGAAATATGTAAAATTTCTGGAGACGTAACAGAGGAGCACATTGGCTTCGGAATTGGCCCCCGCTTAAATGCTGTCGGTAGGCTGCAAGATGCAACTCTCGCTGTTGAATTGTTATTAGAGCAAGACCTTGATTCTGCTAAGCACATTGCTGCAGAAGTTCAGTCATTAAATCAAAAGCGCCAAAAAATTGTGAGTGACATAACCGAAGAAGCTAGGGAAATGATAAAAACAAATTGTTATGACCAAGATTCTGTCATTGTACTTGCCAAAGAAGATTGGAATCCTGGTGTTTTAGGAATCGTAGCTTCGAAAATTGTAAACGAATTTCAGCGCCCAACCATTGTACTAGGAATAGATAAAGAGAAAGGTGAAGCAAAAGGTTCAGCTAGAAGTATTGAACGTTTTGATATGTTCGAAAATTGCATGGAATTACGTCACCTTTTCCTTCATTTTGGGGGTCACGCCCAAGCAGCAGGTATGACGCTCCGACTTGATCAAATAGAACAGTTGAGAGAGGAATTAAATACGCTAGCTGAGCAGAAACTTACAGCCAACGATTTCTTACCGATTATCTCAGTTGATATGAAAATTGATTTAACAGATATTACCGAACAAGCGATTCAAGAAGTTGGAAAACTCGGCCCGTTTGGTATGGGGAATCCAAAACCGATTTTTGAAGTGAGTGAAAGCCCTGATGATATTCGTCAAATTGGGGCTAAATCGGATCATCTTAAGTTTTTCTTTCAAAAGGATTCAACGACTGTTGATATTGTCGGGTTTGGGATGGGGGATCTAGCTCCACGTATAGCACCACAATCGAATGTTACAGCAGTTGGTGAGTTAAGCATTAACGAATGGAACGGCAAAAAACGTTTACAGATGATGCTAAAAGATGTAAAGATCGACCATTGGCAACTGTTTGATTACCGTGGTTCCAATCACTTGCATAAACAATTACACCACCTCTCCGCTGATGACTACATAGGATTGTATTTTCGTAGTCAAAATGTGTCGATAGGTGATGTACAATTATTGAGTAACCAAGAATGGGTCGCGACAGATATAGCAACATTATCAAAGTGTAAGGGTATACTAATATTAGACTTACCTGAACAAATTGAGGACTTGGAACAAGTATTACATCACTACTTCCCCGATGAAATATACGTATGTTTCAAACCGACTACCGATTCTTTCGGTCAATCTCCGAACCGTGAACATTTTAAGTGGTTCTATGGCTTTATGTTAAAACAAAAACAATTGAACTTAAATGTTCATCGTCAAAGGTTGATGAAAGCAAAAGGCTGGTCTTCGGAATTATTAGATTTTATTATAGAGGTGTTTTTAGAACTTCAATTTGTTAAAATGAATGATGGCGTTCTTCATATACATCCAAATCCGGAAAAGCGGGATTTAACAGAATCCAACGTGTATCAAAGAAAAATGAAGGAATTGACAGCGGAAAAGGAACTTTACTTTTCATCATATCGACAACTCAATGAATGGTTTGAACAATATAGATCCTTTACCGAAAATAAGGAGGAAGTTTTACATGGATTATAA
- a CDS encoding adenine phosphoribosyltransferase has protein sequence MDYKQYITVVPDWPKKGIKFKDITTLMDNGKAYKSAVDDIVQYAREKDAEIVVGPEARGFIVGCPVSYALEIGFAPVRKEGKLPREVIKVDYGLEYGKDVLTIHKDAIKPGQRVLITDDLLATGGTIEATIKLVEDLGGIVVGCAFLIELTYLNGREKLEGYDVLTLMEY, from the coding sequence ATGGATTATAAGCAGTATATTACGGTAGTACCTGATTGGCCTAAAAAAGGGATTAAATTTAAAGACATTACAACATTGATGGACAATGGAAAGGCGTACAAGTCAGCGGTTGATGATATTGTTCAATATGCACGTGAAAAAGATGCAGAAATCGTAGTAGGACCTGAAGCAAGAGGCTTTATTGTAGGATGCCCTGTATCGTATGCGTTAGAAATTGGCTTTGCTCCAGTCCGTAAAGAGGGAAAGTTACCACGGGAAGTCATTAAAGTGGATTACGGATTAGAATACGGAAAAGATGTATTGACCATCCATAAAGATGCCATTAAGCCAGGCCAAAGAGTTTTAATTACAGATGATTTGCTTGCTACTGGTGGAACGATTGAAGCGACAATTAAATTAGTTGAAGATCTTGGTGGAATTGTCGTCGGATGCGCCTTTTTAATTGAATTAACATACCTTAATGGAAGAGAAAAGTTAGAAGGTTATGACGTATTAACACTTATGGAATATTAA
- the hisS gene encoding histidine--tRNA ligase: MIKVPRGTEDILPEQTKKWQFVEKQLKQLANVYHYDEIRTPIFEQTELFQRGVGDTTDIVQKEMYSFTDRGGRSLTLRPEGTASVVRSYVQHKMFGLPGQPVKLFYYGPMFRYERPQKGRTRQFVQFGIEAIGSNDPAIDAEVMAFALDCYKVLGLKSLRLVLNSLGDKESRENHRQALILHFAPHREELCGDCQTRLEKNPLRVLDCKKDKDHPAMATAPSILDHLNDESKSYFEKVKAYLDQMGIDYEIDPKLVRGLDYYNHTAFEIMSDAEGFGAITTLSGGGRYNGLVEELGGPETPGIGFACSIERLLLALEAEGITLPVEDELDCYVVAMGEEAKKEATRIIYSLRHAGISCDIDYMGKKMKAQFKAADRSKAKFVAILGENELAAGSMNIKDMALGEQVDVPLTEIESHLKTKLYRERSHNE, encoded by the coding sequence ATGATTAAAGTCCCACGAGGTACTGAAGATATTTTACCAGAACAAACGAAAAAGTGGCAGTTCGTAGAGAAACAGCTAAAACAGTTGGCAAATGTATATCACTATGATGAAATACGAACGCCTATTTTCGAACAAACAGAATTGTTCCAACGTGGTGTTGGGGATACAACTGATATTGTACAAAAGGAGATGTACTCATTTACTGACCGAGGTGGTCGCAGTTTAACATTAAGGCCAGAAGGGACAGCTTCTGTCGTACGTTCTTACGTTCAGCACAAGATGTTTGGCTTACCAGGACAGCCTGTAAAACTTTTCTATTATGGCCCAATGTTTCGTTATGAACGGCCACAAAAAGGCCGAACAAGACAATTTGTCCAATTCGGAATTGAGGCAATCGGCAGTAATGACCCAGCTATTGACGCAGAAGTGATGGCATTTGCGCTTGATTGCTATAAAGTGTTAGGTCTTAAATCATTACGTCTCGTTTTAAACAGTTTAGGTGATAAGGAGAGCCGTGAAAACCACCGTCAAGCATTAATCCTGCACTTTGCTCCACACCGTGAAGAGTTATGTGGGGACTGTCAAACGAGACTAGAAAAAAATCCATTACGTGTATTAGATTGTAAAAAGGATAAAGACCATCCGGCGATGGCTACAGCGCCTTCTATTTTGGATCATCTGAATGACGAGTCTAAATCTTATTTTGAGAAAGTGAAAGCATACTTAGATCAAATGGGGATTGATTATGAAATTGATCCGAAATTAGTGCGTGGATTAGACTACTATAATCACACGGCCTTTGAAATTATGAGTGATGCGGAAGGATTTGGAGCTATTACTACATTATCTGGTGGTGGGCGATATAATGGCCTCGTTGAAGAGTTAGGCGGCCCAGAAACACCTGGTATCGGGTTTGCATGTAGTATCGAACGACTTTTACTAGCGTTAGAAGCAGAAGGGATTACTTTACCGGTAGAAGATGAGCTTGATTGTTACGTCGTTGCTATGGGAGAGGAAGCGAAAAAAGAAGCGACACGTATTATTTACAGCTTGCGTCATGCTGGTATTAGTTGTGATATTGACTATATGGGAAAAAAGATGAAAGCACAATTTAAAGCAGCCGATCGGTCGAAAGCAAAATTCGTCGCCATTTTAGGCGAAAATGAATTAGCGGCAGGTAGCATGAATATAAAGGACATGGCATTAGGGGAACAAGTCGATGTTCCACTAACAGAAATAGAATCACATTTAAAAACGAAATTGTATAGGGAGCGTAGTCATAATGAGTAA
- the secDF gene encoding protein translocase subunit SecDF: MVKRGRLVAFFALIIVIGTLIGTTSTKIADDITLGLDLQGGFEILYEVEPIQDDQEVTEDMMDATVQSLRERVDVLGISETTIETEGQDRIRVQLAGVQNQSEARELLSTTASLSFRDTEDHEYLNGTDVKEGSARQDFDPDFGNPIVTLQMKSAQKFGEVTREISQLPEPMNRLVIWLDFEEGDSYLEEASKEDPKYISAPRVGETLMTTDVMITGDFTVESAKRLADILNAGSLPAKLTELYSISVGAQFGEQALNKTVFAGFLGVALIFAFMIFYYRFPGVIAAITLSIYIYLILVVFNLMNGVLTLPGIAALILGVGMAVDANIITYERLKEELKSGKTIASAFRAGNSRSLSTILDANITTILAATVLFIFGTSSVKGFATMLIVSILVSFITAVYGTRLLLGLWVKSRYLNKRPKWFGVKQEEIKDITKGEEVEPFVFGRTFDFVKHRKKFFAISGVLLLAGLFALLLFRLNLGIDFTSGSRVQILANETLSTEEVERELQAVDLAPVEVVLAGDDSEIGIARYDKVLSQGDIATLKDHFVDKYGSEPNVSTVTPKVGRDLAKNAIMAVLYASIGIIIYVTIRFEFYFALTAIIALLHDAFFIIALFSLTQLEFDITIIAAILTIVGYSVNDTIVTFDRIRENLYLEKRIKSMTQLAKIVNKSLMQTLARSINTVVTVVLAALMLLIFGATSITGFSFALIIGLIAGMYSSLFIASQLWLVFRGKSLNDKPLQYVKKQSNDGPQV, translated from the coding sequence ATGGTGAAACGAGGCAGATTAGTTGCCTTCTTTGCCCTAATTATTGTTATCGGTACACTTATTGGAACAACATCAACTAAAATTGCAGATGACATAACGTTAGGTTTAGATTTACAAGGCGGCTTTGAAATTTTATATGAAGTGGAACCAATTCAAGATGATCAAGAAGTAACAGAAGATATGATGGATGCTACCGTCCAAAGCCTACGGGAGCGTGTAGACGTCCTTGGAATTAGTGAGACAACAATTGAAACAGAAGGGCAAGACCGGATTCGTGTTCAGTTGGCAGGTGTGCAAAATCAATCCGAAGCGAGGGAACTTCTGTCTACTACAGCAAGTCTTTCGTTTCGTGATACAGAGGATCATGAATATTTAAATGGTACGGATGTAAAAGAAGGTAGCGCAAGGCAAGATTTTGACCCGGATTTTGGGAATCCGATTGTTACATTACAAATGAAAAGCGCGCAAAAGTTTGGTGAAGTAACAAGAGAAATTTCCCAATTACCTGAACCGATGAATCGGTTAGTCATCTGGCTTGATTTTGAGGAAGGAGATTCCTACTTAGAAGAAGCAAGTAAGGAAGACCCTAAATATATTTCAGCACCTCGAGTTGGCGAAACGCTTATGACAACTGATGTCATGATTACAGGTGATTTCACAGTAGAATCTGCGAAACGTTTAGCTGATATTCTTAATGCTGGTTCTCTACCGGCCAAGTTAACCGAATTGTACTCCATATCGGTTGGAGCCCAATTTGGTGAACAAGCGTTAAACAAAACTGTATTTGCTGGCTTTTTGGGGGTTGCGCTAATATTCGCGTTCATGATTTTTTATTACCGATTCCCAGGGGTTATTGCAGCTATCACGTTAAGTATTTATATTTATTTAATATTAGTCGTGTTTAACTTAATGAATGGTGTGTTAACACTACCAGGAATTGCAGCCCTTATATTAGGGGTAGGTATGGCCGTTGATGCCAATATTATTACATACGAACGGCTAAAAGAAGAATTAAAATCGGGTAAGACGATTGCCTCCGCTTTTCGGGCAGGAAACAGTCGCTCATTATCTACAATATTAGATGCAAACATTACAACGATTTTAGCCGCAACGGTTCTCTTTATATTTGGAACAAGTTCGGTAAAAGGTTTTGCAACGATGTTAATCGTGAGTATATTAGTAAGTTTTATAACCGCTGTTTACGGAACTCGTTTGTTATTAGGATTATGGGTGAAAAGTCGTTATTTAAATAAGCGTCCAAAATGGTTTGGGGTAAAACAAGAGGAGATTAAAGACATTACAAAAGGTGAGGAAGTAGAACCGTTCGTTTTCGGTCGAACGTTTGACTTTGTAAAACACCGTAAAAAGTTCTTTGCCATTTCCGGAGTCCTTCTCTTAGCAGGACTTTTCGCACTATTACTGTTTAGACTAAACTTAGGCATTGATTTCACAAGTGGTTCAAGGGTTCAAATTTTAGCGAATGAAACCCTTTCTACTGAGGAAGTGGAGCGTGAATTGCAGGCAGTTGACTTAGCACCGGTGGAGGTAGTACTTGCAGGTGATGATAGTGAAATTGGAATTGCACGCTATGACAAGGTACTGTCCCAAGGAGATATTGCAACCTTAAAGGATCACTTTGTAGATAAGTACGGTTCCGAGCCAAATGTCAGTACAGTAACACCAAAAGTAGGGCGGGACTTAGCGAAAAATGCAATTATGGCTGTTCTCTATGCCTCTATTGGTATCATTATTTATGTAACGATCCGCTTTGAGTTTTATTTCGCACTAACAGCGATTATTGCATTACTTCATGATGCATTCTTTATTATTGCACTGTTTAGTTTGACACAGTTGGAGTTTGATATCACCATTATTGCAGCCATCCTAACCATTGTCGGTTATTCGGTAAACGATACGATTGTTACCTTTGATCGAATAAGGGAAAACTTATATTTAGAAAAGCGGATTAAGTCAATGACACAGTTAGCCAAAATTGTAAACAAGAGCTTAATGCAAACGTTAGCCAGAAGTATTAATACAGTTGTTACCGTTGTACTTGCAGCACTTATGCTTCTCATCTTTGGTGCAACATCCATTACCGGGTTCTCGTTCGCCTTAATCATCGGCTTGATTGCTGGTATGTATTCGTCTCTATTTATTGCTTCGCAATTGTGGCTTGTGTTCCGCGGTAAATCATTAAACGATAAGCCTTTGCAATATGTGAAAAAGCAATCAAACGATGGACCACAAGTATAA